Proteins found in one Oncorhynchus mykiss isolate Arlee chromosome 17, USDA_OmykA_1.1, whole genome shotgun sequence genomic segment:
- the LOC118940064 gene encoding gastrula zinc finger protein XlCGF49.1-like, translated as MDDLPRQHLCSQCGKSFNQKEHLKKHERIHTGEKPYHCSQCGKSFTQKSNLKKHESIHTGEKPFQCSQCGKSSAHLCKLKTHQRIHTGEKPYHCSQCGKSFAHLCNLKSHERLHTGEKPYPCSQCGKRFTHSCNLKTHEILHTGEKPYPCSQCGKSFAHLCKLKIHQRIHTGEKPYHCSQCGRSFTHLCNLKRHERLHTV; from the coding sequence caagacaacacctctgctcccagtgtggaaagagttttaaccagaAAGAGCACCTGAaaaaacatgagagaatacacacaggggagaagccttaccactgctcccagtgtggaaagagttttacccagaAAAGCAACCTGAAAAAACATGAGAgcatacacacaggggagaagcctttccaatgctcccagtgtggaaagagttctgCTCACTTATGTAAACTGAAAACACATCAGAGAATACACacgggggagaagccttaccactgttcccagtgtggaaagagttttgccCACTTATGTAACCTGAAATCGCATGagagattacacacaggtgagaagccttacccctgctcccagtgtggaaagcgttTTACCCACTCATGTAACCTGAAAACACATGAGATattacacacaggggagaagccgtacccctgctcccagtgtggaaagagttttgccCACTTATGTAAACTGAAAATACATCAAAGAATACACACAGgcgagaagccttaccactgctcccagtgtggaaggaGTTTTACCCACTTATGTAACCTGAAAAGACATGAAAGATTACACACAGtctga